The sequence TAGGACATCTGTTCCTAGTGACAACAAACTCGAATGTTTTATCACTGAGCTTAGACTGTACTCAAGAACCCATGTGCTATGATCTAGTTGCAGAACCGATGTGCTCCATTTAGTTTTCCCCCACGAAATGTTGGCCTCACGTACCGTGTAACCAAATCTCCCCTCTGACCACTTCAAGAAGATCATAAAAACAGATATATTAAACAAACAAAGCATAGATATTTTGAATGTGATAGTCAAATGAATTAGCTTTAGTCACATCAGTAACTCGGCCTGATAACACGGTGAACAAACTTGAGGAGAAACCAGTACCAAACAATTCACCTGTCTGCAAAGGCCATCCCCATACACTCACCTCTTCAGTTACAGATTTATACACACTTTTAGACTTCAACATCAGACCATCCTACAAAGAAAAAGGcagaaactttcaatcaaacaaataaaactgaaatataaaaGGCTAAGCTaagcttttaaaatttaaacttaccTGATTGATTCTCCAATTGGAATTGGAACCTCTGCATCTCAAAACGTTTACACTTTTAACAAAACCCATTAACTCATCTTCCAAGATCGTCACTTTCTCGCCAACATCACGACCAGAATGAGATCTGTCATCAGAGATCCTCACTATCTCCTCTGTAAACTCAGATTCTAAAACCCCTTTTCGCATCAAACTAAACCCTAACTCCAAACACAGAGCCAACACAATCACTTTCAGAACAGAGAAAATCAGTGATCTTCTTATCTCgttcttctttgtcttcctcctcctttgTTCTTTCGGTTTCTTCACCCTTTTCGCATCAAACCACTTGTGGCTTTTGCTTCCTCAGAGATTAATCTGTCCTCTTTCCTTCAAAGCCATAACCTGCAATTCAACAGAGATATCAGAACAGGTTGTAGATTTGCTGATAAACCTGAGGTACATGGAGAACAGCACATCCAATCCAGTTCCAGCGGCGAAAACTGAGTAAGAAGCTCTGAAATCGCTTTGCATGATTAAAGCAAGTAATGGCTCCGTCAATCTCAGCCTCGTTCCGTCATGGACGAAGAACGGAAAGCCAGGATTGGTTCAGCCGTTAACAAACACAAATCTCTCGCCGGCGCCGTCTCATGGATCCACCCTCCGTGTCGCGTACCAAGGAGTCCCCGGCGCGTACTCCGAAGCTGTCGCCGGAAAGCTTACCCGAACTCTGAAGCTATCCCGTGTGATCAATTCGACGTCGCGTTTCAGGCGGTGGAGCTCTGGATCGCGGATCGTGCCGTCCTCCAGGTGGAGAATTCTCTCGGAGGTTCGATTCACAGAAACTATGATCTCCTCCTCCGTCACCGTCTCCACATCATCGGTGAGGTTCAGATCCCTGTCCACCACTGCCTCCTCGCTCTCCCCAGAGTCCGTGCAGACTGTATACATGCGTGATTTTGCATCCCCAAGCTCTGGCTCAGACCGAAGGATCGCTCAACAAACAATCTTCTAAGCATAAATGTAGAGATTTATATAAGAGGACAATGAAGGGGAGATGGAACGAAACCATGAAGAAAGGATTAAAGAGCATCATTGATTGATCATAACGACGATTACAGGAATTGGAGGTGTAGAAGATGAAGTGGAAAGCGTCGTTTAATTGATTAAGAGATTTTGGCAGGTTTTATAAGGGCTATGGGCCatgatttaatttaaattaatttctgGAGATCACACGGAGGCCCAGTTACTCTAACTTGTTGTGATGTGGTAAAAAGCTGTCTTTTGATTGGTCTGAATTTCTAATCTGACGTGCATATGCTGAGAATAGAGTATGGAGATGATTGGTTGGGGCTGTAGATGCTCTGGACAGCCAAAATTTAGTCTACAGCTATATATGtcaaccaatcgagctttgct is a genomic window of Brassica napus cultivar Da-Ae chromosome A2, Da-Ae, whole genome shotgun sequence containing:
- the LOC106411221 gene encoding uncharacterized protein LOC106411221 isoform X2, with amino-acid sequence MRKGVLESEFTEEIVRISDDRSHSGRDVGEKVTILEDELMGFVKSVNVLRCRGSNSNWRINQDGLMLKSKSVYKSVTEEVSVWGWPLQTEGRFGYTVREANISWGKTKWSTSVLQLDHSTWVLEYSLSSVIKHSSLLSLGTDVLAHMMFQAAKNVNRRVLWMFSASRIFIVEW
- the LOC106411221 gene encoding uncharacterized protein LOC106411221 isoform X1; its protein translation is MRKGVLESEFTEEIVRISDDRSHSGRDVGEKVTILEDELMGFVKSVNVLRCRGSNSNWRINQDGLMLKSKSVYKSVTEEVSVWGWPLQTGELFGTGFSSSLFTVLSGRVTDWSEGRFGYTVREANISWGKTKWSTSVLQLDHSTWVLEYSLSSVIKHSSLLSLGTDVLAHMMFQAAKNVNRRVLWMFSASRIFIVEW
- the LOC106411221 gene encoding uncharacterized protein LOC106411221 isoform X3, yielding MRKGVLESEFTEEIVRISDDRSHSGRDVGEKVTILEDELMGFVKSVNVLRCRGSNSNWRINQDGLMLKSKSVYKSVTEEWSEGRFGYTVREANISWGKTKWSTSVLQLDHSTWVLEYSLSSVIKHSSLLSLGTDVLAHMMFQAAKNVNRRVLWMFSASRIFIVEW
- the LOC106411221 gene encoding uncharacterized protein LOC106411221 isoform X4, with product MRKGVLESEFTEEIVRISDDRSHSGRDVGEKVTILEDELMGFVKSVNVLRCRGSNSNWRINQDGLMLKSKSVYKSVTEERGDLVTRYVRPTFRGGKLNGAHRFCN
- the LOC106411221 gene encoding uncharacterized protein LOC106411221 isoform X5 encodes the protein MRKGVLESEFTEEIVRISDDRSHSGRDVGEKVTILEDELMGFVKSVNVLRCRGSNSNWRINQDGLMLKSKSVYKSVTEEVSVWGWPLQTGELFVVRGEIWLHGT
- the LOC106411221 gene encoding uncharacterized protein LOC106411221 isoform X6 → MRKGVLESEFTEEIVRISDDRSHSGRDVGEKVTILEDELMGFVKSVNVLRCRGSNSNWRINQDGLMLKSKSVYKSVTEEVSVWGWPLQTVVRGEIWLHGT